One genomic region from Solwaraspora sp. WMMD792 encodes:
- a CDS encoding ATP-binding cassette domain-containing protein, producing MIEVRNITKRYGRQLAVDDVSFSCAAGTVTGFLGPNGAGKSTTLRMICGLATASAGTATVGGLPYRRLRDPGRVVGVLLDAAAMHPGRTGRETLTVAALAMGVSRARVGELLDLVGLNRAAAGRRVRAYSLGMRQRLGLAHALLGEPQVLILDEPANGLDPEGIFWMRGLLRDFADRGGTVLLSSHLLREVEAVADRLVVIGGGRVVAAGDKDELLAGDGGTLVRARDQQALRAALDRAGHQVGTVDGRLLVSAPPETVGEVAAAAGAVLLELRPADTGGLEQMFLALTAGESVREAVK from the coding sequence GTGATCGAGGTACGCAATATCACCAAACGGTACGGACGGCAGCTCGCCGTCGACGACGTGTCGTTCAGCTGCGCCGCCGGCACCGTCACCGGTTTCCTCGGGCCCAACGGGGCCGGCAAGTCGACGACGCTGCGGATGATCTGTGGCCTGGCCACCGCCTCGGCCGGCACCGCGACCGTCGGTGGGCTGCCGTACCGGCGGCTACGTGACCCGGGGCGGGTGGTCGGCGTACTGCTGGACGCGGCCGCGATGCACCCGGGCCGCACCGGCCGGGAGACGCTGACCGTCGCGGCGCTCGCCATGGGGGTGTCCCGGGCCCGGGTCGGCGAACTGCTCGACCTGGTCGGGCTGAACCGGGCGGCGGCCGGCCGGCGGGTGCGGGCCTACTCGCTCGGCATGCGCCAGCGGCTGGGGTTGGCGCACGCGCTGCTCGGCGAGCCGCAGGTGCTGATCCTCGACGAGCCGGCGAACGGGCTGGACCCGGAGGGCATCTTCTGGATGCGCGGACTGCTGCGTGACTTCGCCGACCGGGGCGGCACGGTGCTGCTCTCGTCGCATCTGCTGCGCGAGGTGGAGGCGGTGGCGGACCGGCTGGTGGTGATCGGGGGTGGCCGGGTCGTCGCCGCCGGCGACAAGGACGAACTGCTGGCCGGCGACGGCGGCACCCTGGTCCGGGCCCGGGACCAGCAGGCGCTGCGGGCGGCGCTGGACCGGGCCGGCCACCAGGTCGGCACGGTCGACGGCCGGCTGTTGGTGTCGGCCCCGCCGGAGACGGTCGGCGAGGTCGCGGCGGCGGCGGGCGCCGTCCTGCTGGAGCTGCGGCCGGCCGACACCGGTGGACTGGAGCAGATGTTCCTCGCCCTGACGGCGGGCGAGTCGGTACGGGAGGCGGTCAAGTGA
- a CDS encoding PPOX class F420-dependent oxidoreductase, protein MARAIATNTRVDRAGLVDFLRTRHRAVLITTRAGGRPQASPVTCGVDADGRLLVATYPDRAKAVNIRRAPTVSACVVSDDWNGPWVQLDGVAAVIDMPDALDGLVDYYRCVAGEHPDWDEYRAAMRRQDKSLIRMVVDRWGPIATGGFPPRLADD, encoded by the coding sequence GTGGCACGCGCCATCGCGACGAACACCCGCGTCGACCGGGCCGGCCTGGTCGACTTCCTGCGGACCCGGCACCGGGCGGTCCTGATCACCACCCGCGCCGGCGGCCGCCCGCAGGCGTCGCCGGTCACCTGCGGGGTCGACGCCGACGGTCGGCTGCTGGTCGCCACCTACCCGGACCGGGCGAAAGCGGTGAACATCCGCCGGGCCCCGACGGTGTCCGCCTGCGTCGTCTCCGACGATTGGAACGGTCCGTGGGTGCAGCTGGACGGGGTGGCGGCGGTGATCGACATGCCGGACGCGCTGGACGGTCTGGTCGACTACTACCGCTGCGTCGCCGGCGAGCACCCGGACTGGGACGAGTACCGCGCGGCGATGCGCCGGCAGGACAAGTCGTTGATCCGGATGGTCGTGGACCGGTGGGGGCCGATCGCCACCGGCGGTTTCCCGCCGCGCCTCGCCGACGACTGA
- a CDS encoding ABC transporter permease gives MSIRWWRLILVELRKMLDTRAGAWLLGAIGLSTAAIVAVLVLFADPAEQTFGTFFVLASLPVAFLLPVLGVMLVTTEWSQRTALTTFALEPVRRRVLAAKLVAALVAAIASVPASLAAAAAGTAVAAATGGTGGWRIEAALIGYAALFQVINVVMGLAFGMLLLNTPVAIVLLLLLPTAWTVLGGVVERLRPVAQWLDLSLTTEPLLSPDVTAGQWARLATSVAVWVLLPLVAGMLRIERRDIA, from the coding sequence GTGAGCATCCGATGGTGGCGGCTGATCCTCGTCGAGCTGCGCAAGATGCTGGACACCCGGGCCGGCGCCTGGCTGCTGGGGGCGATCGGGTTGTCGACGGCGGCGATCGTCGCCGTGCTGGTGCTGTTCGCCGACCCGGCCGAGCAGACCTTCGGGACGTTCTTCGTGCTGGCGTCGCTGCCGGTCGCGTTCCTGCTGCCGGTGCTGGGGGTAATGCTGGTCACCACCGAGTGGTCGCAGCGGACCGCGCTGACCACCTTCGCGCTGGAACCGGTGCGGCGTCGGGTGCTGGCGGCGAAGCTGGTCGCGGCGCTGGTCGCGGCGATCGCCTCGGTGCCGGCCAGCCTGGCTGCGGCCGCGGCCGGCACGGCCGTCGCGGCGGCCACCGGCGGGACCGGCGGCTGGCGGATCGAAGCGGCGCTGATCGGCTACGCGGCGCTCTTCCAGGTGATCAACGTGGTGATGGGGTTGGCCTTCGGCATGTTGCTGCTGAACACGCCGGTCGCGATCGTGCTGCTCCTGCTGCTGCCGACGGCCTGGACGGTCCTCGGCGGCGTCGTCGAGCGGCTGCGACCGGTGGCGCAGTGGCTGGACCTGTCGTTGACCACCGAGCCGTTGCTCTCCCCCGACGTCACCGCCGGGCAGTGGGCACGGCTGGCCACGTCGGTGGCGGTCTGGGTGCTGCTGCCGCTGGTCGCCGGGATGCTGCGGATCGAGCGCCGTGACATCGCCTGA